The Eulemur rufifrons isolate Redbay chromosome 14, OSU_ERuf_1, whole genome shotgun sequence sequence TATGATCCCAAGACGCGAACCTGGATGCTCTCCCCCTCCCGGCAGACGAGGGGCGCCTCCACGCGGCTGTAATCCCTGCCAAGGACCCAGCCTCTGTCGATCAGCTGCTCCCGGGGGCCTGGCTTGGGCATCTGCCTGGTGTGGTACAGGCTGAACACCACGTCCCCTCGCAGGATGTCGAAGTCCCAGGTGATGACTGACTCTCCTTCCAGAATCTCCACCGCGACCTGCTTGGAGACAGGTACGGTCTGAGGGTCCCAGCCGAGAGGGTTGTGCTGGCATGGGGACAACGGCGGCAGGGATCTCCTCTGCTGGGCCACATGCTCATGCTCTGCCACGTGGAGGGTGGGCTGCTAAGGCCCCCAGCGGCCCCCTTGTCTGAGAGCTGCCCTGGGCAAATGGACCCACCTCTCTCTGAAACGCCTGGGGGTCCCCCCTGGGGTGTGAGGGGCCCCCCTGTGGTGCTCTGCGCATTCCAGAGCTCCCACGCCCACCTGCCTCCCTGGCTGGCATGCTTGTCCTGAGAGCGCACCCTGAGAGCTCGCCCACCCGAGACACATCTCCATCTCGGGCACGAGAACCCTTGCCTCAGGCTGCATTTCGGAGGAACCTGACGTAAGATGACACCCCAGCCCAGTGGGCCCACCCAGGCCAGGCCCCGGCACCTCATGGGGGGCCCCGCGGAGCACGCTGGCCGAGTGGTAGGTCTCGCTCCACTGCCGCAGCTGGTctgcctgctcctgctcctcttccGTCAGGTAGAGGGACTTGGGGACCAGCCCTCCTTCAGGGACATTGCACtgtgggtcagagacaaagggtGGCAGGTCAGTGCCCGTCGAGGCCTGGCTGGCCTGGCCCATAGAAGGCTGCTCTGTGAGCCCGGAAACAACTTACACAGCCACCCGTTGCTGAGCTGCGCAGTGGGCTTCTGTGACGCCATTTAGACCCCAGAACCACCAACACAACAGGGACAATTATTTCACAGAGAaaggaaacggaggctcagaaaAGTCAGGCCACTTGCCCACAATCACACAGCAGCAAGTGGCTGGGCCAGGGCACAAACTGACATTGTCAGCCCCCCAGGCTCATGTCCGTCCATTACCCTGTTGCAGGGCTGACGTCTGGGCTCAGGGGTCCCTCAcgctgcacccccaccccaccaccccacccccgcagGATGGAGCAGTCTCTCAACTGTCCTCATCTGCAGATTTCCCAAATCAAAGGTGCCCCGGACGGCCAGGCCTTGGGAGGCCCTCTGCCATCGCCAAACAGTGATCTCTGCCCTCATGTCACTTGCTAAACACTAGGATCAACAAGTGAGGTCACTGAGGCGTTCGCCAGTAAGTCACCCTGAGATTGGCAAGCTCATTCCCTAAAAATAAATCCTGCGTGTGACGTATCGCAGCCAGTGGAGGGAACCGGTGAGCCTGGCCAAAGTCCTAGGAAAAGATGTTTTTATCCAGAAACGATGCAAGCTCGCTGTTTGGTACTTTTGTTACAATAGCTCTGCCCACTGATGGCCACATGAGATGACAGAATTGTGACCTAGGCTCCCTGCTGCCTTTTGTTTCACCCCGAGGCAGGCGGTAAAGGGGTCTGGAGGTGGCCTCCCTTCAAGCGGTGGCCAGACCATCCCAGCTGTGTGGCTGTGGGCTGGTCCCTTTGGGTGTACCAGCTCCAGGCCCGGGGCCACCAGGACACGGGAATCACCTCCCCTGCAGCACAGGGCACAAAGTGAGCAGGTGAACTCTCACTGCTGCTCAGCAACACCTTTGGTGGCAATACAGCATGGGAAGCCTTTGACTGGCCTGGTCTTTGGGCTTCCAGAAACTTCTGTCTCACTCACTAGGTTTGAAAGAACCCAGGTAAGGCCCAACCTCAGAGAGGTGTCACCTCTCTTTGAGGCAGCTTCTAAAACAAGCCCTGTCCCCACTGAGCACCAGCACGGCCCTCCCCAGGCAGCGCCCGGCCCAGCAGCCCGGCCTCCCCGGCCCCTGCACTGGCCCGGCTGCCTCACCACGCTCTCTCCCCCCAGGAAGTCGGGGATCAGGTCTTTGTCCAGGTAGTCCACGAGGCCCCCGGGGCCCAGGTAATTGCTGCCGCTGCAGATGAGGAACTTCTGCCGGGTGTTCTCGTTGATGAAGGGGCTGATCTGAAACACAGGAGGGAAGGCAAGCTGGGGTGGATTCTGCATGGAGATGTAACTCTTACGACATGGACCTAATCACTTAATCGTGGACAGGGACATGACATGGACGTGGATATGACGTGGACTCAATCACTCGACAGTGATTCGGTGGCTCTTGGTGCATTCGCCacgttgtgcaaccaccacctctatcccAGACACGTGCTTCACCCCAAAGGGAAACCCACACCCACTCCAGtcaccctttcccctcccccacccctggcagcCGCTGATCTGCTGGAAGTGAACCCTGTTTCCAGATGGGCCCCGGCGGGCtgactcacccccaccccacctggtgCACATCTTCCTAGGAAATCTCCAAGCAGCACATGAACTCGTGTTGCTGGAGATCAGGACAGTTGGGGATAAAAAGCGTCAGAAGCagctcctgctccccacccccacccgtaTGGAGCCTTCACGCACCCACAGAGGCCAGAGAACTTTCTGCCCCCTAAGCACATCCATGCCCTTCTCTGCTCACAATCCTCTGTGGCTCCCTACTGCCCCAGGACAAGGGCCCATCTTCACCACCGGCtggactcccagcctcccctggcaCCACAgtcccctctgctcctgcctgCTCAGGCCACCCTGGACTGTCCTTTCAATTCCCCCAAAGCATCAAGCTGGGTCCTGTCTCCAGGCTGTGCAGTCTGCCTGCCACACCTTCCTCCTGCTGCTCCTTCCTCAGGTCTCAGCCTCACGTCACCTCCTCGGGAGGCCCTCTGTTCCCCAATCTAAATATGCCCCTGCACCATCCCCCGCCTGACTCAGCCCCTCTGAGAGTCCTGACATCCTCATGTCCTTGTCACAGAGAATCCTGATGCTTTTACTTGGGGGGCCTACCTGGttcatccccctcccccaccctgtgaCATGGGGTGTTGGGGACCCAGTGGCTGGTTCACTCTAAACTCCAGGACTTGGACAtgcgcctggcacatagtaggtgcttagcaAAACACCGATTGGCTAATTTAACTTGACCGCCTGGCTTTTCATGCCTTCTCCAACCCCAGGCAATGCGCGATCACGGCAGATTCGGGATCTGCAGGCCGGGGGTGGAGGGGCCTGCTCAGCCCTGTTCTGCagcaaggccctggggcagaggtgTCCAGCTGCAAGTGACAACGTGTCAGCGGGCTGTAAAGCTGCTTTCGAGCATCAAGACTAACCTATTTGGAACAGAAGGCAACAGTCAAAATGGTGTTGTCAATAGTTAAAGGAGCCGTCACTTTGCGAACCTCTTatttcaggggtgtgtgtgtgccggGTTGAATACAAAGTGTATTTCATACTGTGGGTTGTGGGCAGAAAGTTTTAAAAGCCCCACAGGACAGGGTCCAAACGCTCCTCGGAACCAGCTCTCGGGAGTCCCAGGGACACGGCCCGATTCTGAGTGTGACTGTCACGTCAGAGAAAGAGAACAATGGGAAGACACACACTGGTCCATCCTGCAGTGGAACATCATTCAGCCACGAGAAGGAATGAAGACACACAGGCTACAACCGGGTGGACCTCGAGGAGCTTGTTCTCAGTGACAAGAGCCAGACACAAGAGGCCACACGTCGTATGATTCCACTTTGGTGAAATGTCCACAACAGGCAAATGCACAGATGTGGAAGGAGACTGGTGGCCGCCTGGAGACGGGGGTAGCGGGGAGGGACTGCTCATGGGCCGGGGGTTCcctgggggtgatggaaatgttctggaattagatagcgGTGGCCGTTGCAGAACTGTGAATATACCAAACAACGCTGAATTCTGTGCTTTAAAAGATGTTTACGGTAGATGagttacatctcaataaagccaGGTAGCTGTGAGCTCGCTCTCACAGGAGAACCAGGCAGCTCACGGAGGGAACCTCCCGCCGCAGCCTCCCCGAGTGGGGTCCAGGGCTCAGGCTCAGGCTGTGGCTCTTACCAGCGTCCAGAGCACGGGGAAGACTCGGGGGGCCCGCACGATGAGCAGCCGGCCCAGCGTCTCGGGGTAGTTGTCCTGGACCACCTCGATCATGCGCAGCAGCGCCTTCACGCCCGGCCGCCACAGGTGCCGCATGTTCAGACCCTCCAGGTCCAGCAGGCAGGTCCAGGAGCTGCGGCAGAGACGGTCCCTGCtccacctggctctgccacctcccaGGGCCCCCAGCACCCTCTGCAGGGACGGACAGGGAGGCTCAGTGACTCATAGCTGGGAGCAGACGGGGCCACAGGACACTCCCGTGGATCAGAGGTTCAGAGCGTCGACTCCAAGGCCCAGCACCTGAACTGGAGTCTCCCCTGGCACCCTGAGAGCCGTGTGACAGGGCCACCAACCTAGCCTTCCTCAGGACAGTGGCGAGGTCAGTATTAGTCCCTATCTCGAGCAACTGTTGTTGGGGTTAGGTGAGATGGTGTATGGAAAGGTCTCCACAAGGacggcacacagcaggcactcaattaAAGCTAGTTATTGTTAATTGTTGAAAAGGTGCTAACTACTAAATAGAGCATGGGAACTAAGAGCATCTACCCCGCAGCCAGATGGCCCAGGTTcagatcccagccctgccacttgctGTGGGGCCTTGGCCAAgttcttgacctctctgtgcctccatttcatTACTATTAATTCATTAGGAAAATGACCGTGCTATGCAGTGGCTGGTCCTGGGAGCCTCTGCATCCCAGATTGGTTCcctcacacctgcacacacctCTGCAAGGACTCCCTGCATGACACCCCCTCATCTAAACCATCCGGGGTCAATTCTTCCGGCCACGACCTTGATTGATcgatccccaccccaccccaacaggTTTCCTTAGGAAATCTCCAGACGGCAAAGGAACTTACTTTTCACCAAGATCAGGATATTTGGGGATAAAAAGCTTGAGCATCGGTCCTGACCGTCCCTGTCTCTTTGGGCTGCTGGGAGGATGACATGGATCAAGGTGCTAAGAGGAGCACCTGCTGCGTCCACAGTAAGTACTATATGCGTGTTTGCATTCTTTGTAGCACTTACTGTTTTTGGTAATCCCTTAAAAAGCCACTTTACAGAAGAAGGAAGCTGCAGCCCAGAGGGGTTCACTGCCTTTGGGGTGATGCTCTGGGAAACTCAGCTCAGGGACAGGAATTGGGGGAGCGAGAGGAGGACAGTAGGTTACGGGACGTGATCCCGCGAGGCTGGTCTGCCCTGGGGACGGAGTCAGGGTAGAACCTGGGGCGGGAGAGCTGGTGTCAAAGAGCAAAGTCGAGGAGGCTGTCGGGGCTGGGGGGTAAAGTCCTCAAGCCTGAAGCCAGACAGGACCAGGTTCTGCCCTGTCTCCCCACCCATAAAGCATTACAGGTGACGGTTACAGGTGAGGACCCTGATTagagcacctagcacagtgcacGTGCGCAGTGCCCGTCGGCTGTCTGTTATTTAGGGGGGTTCTTGCCTGATGGGACGGCCAAACTGCCTTGTGTTCCCCTCACACCTCTTCTGTCCTTCCTCGTTGACGGAAAGAACCTGGGAGGGAGACACGGAGCTGCCAAAGGTCCACCTCGCTGCTCCACGGGCCGGCAGCCCTTCCCAGGCCCCGCCCGGCCGGGGGTGCAGGCCGCGGGGCCCCGACTCACGTGCCGCAGCAGCGCCTCCTCTCCCACGGCCTTCATCAAGCCCTTGGTGTCCATCTGGCCCAGGCGGAGGATGTAGAGGGGGCGGCCGTCTTCGCGGATGGGGCCAAAGAGAAGAGACTGTTATTTACGGGGCAGCTGATGGGGGGGGACAGGTCAGAGCCACAGGTGAGAGCTTCACCCCTCAGGCTGTAGCTCACTAGGGACCCACCAGTCCCTGCAGCCGCCAGCGCCGTCACTCACGCCAGATGGAGTGTGACAAGCACaggtattttctccataaggcgtATCCTGCCTTCTCCCACTCAGGCACCCTCAGCGACACTATTcttggggccattttaaacagcaaaagcacccaaaaaaggcacaaaaatgtTAAAACGTGGCACTAATGAGGCCACAAAAAGGATACCCGTTTGCAGTACGAGAGTTGAAACTAGGAGGCAGAAAGTCGCCTTGCTCTGCCCCAGCAGAGAACGTGCACGTCGGGTGACTCGACTTCTTCACTACTCTCCGTGTGTCTGGGAGACATTGCGAAAGCTCCGTGAATATTGACTGGGGGTGACAAGTAAATTTCAGCACCCAGGAGTTCGCAAATACGGAATTCATAAACAAGGAGGATCAGCCGTGTGTCAGAAGGACCCATGACAGCGGAACCTTCAgcatagcacttaccctaacCAATAACTGggaatttttacataaatgacattttttaaaaattggcattgGCTTCAGTggtagtttaatttaaaaatctggaaaagaTATGTGTAGTGGGTGGAATAGTGCCCCCAAAAACTCATGCCCGCTGGAACTTGAAGTGGGACCCCACTTGGAAACGGCCTGTGTCAAGACCAAATCACACTGAGGTTGAGCCCTAATTCCAATGACCCGGggtccttatgagaagagaagAGGGCACAGAGTCACCCAGAGAAAGATGTGGTGACAGAGGCAGACACTGACGCTACCACAAGCCAAGGCACCCCCGGGCTACCGGAAGGTGGACACAGTGGGAATGATTCTCCCCCTAGAGCCTTCGGAGcgagctgacaccttgatttcagactttcggcctccaggactgtgagagaataaatttccgttgttttaagccacgaagTTTGTGGCAACTTGTTATGGCGGCTCCAGGAAATACAATATACGTGTAGCCACTGCGTATGTGACTGCAGTGACCTGTTGGTGGGGGCTCACCCACCCCTCCCGGCAGGGACGTGTGTCCTCCTCAAGCCCGGAAGTCTATGCCGGCTCTACCTCCTTCCAGATGCCCAGAGCGTCAAAAGGAAATGTAATAAGGTGTTAGCATGAAGCAGCTCATTTAAAGTGCACTTGGCAGTGACCACAGTGTGCTCTATCTGCGCAACACGGAGGTGGCGGCGCGCACCCGTGTCCTGGTAATGCCAGCCTCCTGCGTAGAActcctccaggagggcagggggccGCCAGGTCTGAAGGAGGAGATCCGCCTGCTGCTGCTTCCGCCAGCTCAGGGACTGGCACAGCATCTCCCGGGCCTTGTCCACGTGGAAGTCACGGGCCCGCAGGAACCGAAGGATGTGCTCATCTTTGGGGATCTGAGAGACGAAGAAGGAAAAAGCCACAGAAGGGTGTCCCCTAGCCCCGCAGACAAACCACAGAGAACGAGCCTCCTATACCTCGTCTGCAAAACATTTAGCTCGGAACAGGGCCACATTCTCCCTCAACCACAAAGCAGAGACAGCCACGGGTGGACAGTGGTGAATATCTGTGCACTGTGGCCGCCTAACATCCCTGCCTCCTTGTGCCAGGAATAGCTTCTTTCTTTCGGGGAATGGCTCCTCCTCCGCGCTCCCCAGCGTGCTCATCTTGCAAAACCAGCCCCACAAAGAGCTGCCTCTCCTGAGCGCGCACTCCGAGCTGGACTGCACAGACTTACTTTGTATCTCaccttttctcctccccctcccccatgcccccCGCCGTGCCTGAGGCTGAGTACCTGCCACCCACCTATGTGATCCAGGgggccccacccctgcacccACCTTGCCTTTGTGGGTCTCCTGTAGCCAGCGCCGAAGCTGGATCAGGCAGCTCTCCTGCATGGGCGTGAGGTGGCCCAGGCACCTCTCTATGTAGTCCGCGTCCAGCTTGTCCCcttggaggaggagcaggggtgGCATCAGGACCAGAGGAGACGCCGCACGCCTCCTAACTATGTGGCCTGCCCCTTCTAGAACCCTCCCTCGCTCACTGGCCGCCCCAGCTCTGAAACGTGGTTCCAAGCCAGGCTGTGGCCTCCGCAACAGGAATATGGACAAAGGACAAGAATAGGGATTcaactaaaaaggaaaacagagtcACTAAGCATGAAAATATAATGTTTGACCTTACTCATGATGAAAGAACTGATCACCACTCTGCCAGTGATCACTCTTACTGCCTGTCCAAAGTGAACTGTTTAGGAAGAGTCTCGCGGGAGCTGGGGTGAAGTCAGGAATAGGCAGTTACACGCTTTCAGTGGGAACACTGATCAGCACAACCTCCTTGGGGGTCTAACTGGTGAATCCAACAAAATTGTAGTTGCATATAACCTTctacccagcaatcccacttttaaaattttatgctatgtacaTACtcctacaaatttttaaaacatcctatTACAAAAATGTACCACActatttgcatttttgaaaaactGAAGCAACCTAAATTTCCATCAATAGAGGACTCGCTAAATAGACTAGTAATTAAACATaatcaataaataacaaataaaccaggtgtggtggctcatacctgtagtcccagatactcgggagactgaggcaggaggatcgcttgagcccaggagttcaagtccagcctgggcaacacagcaagacccagtctctaaataataataataaatgtttatgaataaaTAAGTTGTGGTGCAACCACACATATCATAGAgtatcaaaagaagacatactcACTTATACAGAAAGTTGTTCAAGCAACATtagtaagtgaaaaaaagcaaactatGAAATAGAATGTCCAATATGTTCTCATTTGTCCGACGTAAGGCGTactgcgtgtgtgcatgtgcacagcTGTGTGAGTATACGTATGTAATATTACATACGTGTATAAGCCTAGACAGCTTCAGAGAATATAAAGACAGAACTACTGTAGCCTCcggggagaggaaaggaatctTAACTCCTTACCTCTTCCAAGCAGTTTGAGTGTTTTTCCTACCATGATCATGCATTACTCATATAATTAAACATAGTTGTAAAACCAGAGGAAAAGGCAGTGTCAAGATACCAGAGATCAATTTCTGATCTGGCTCCTGGACCggaatggggagagggagaggccgcgagcagaggcaggaggctgagtcaCTCcgaggcccagccccagcccccagaggACCGAGGCAGACCGCCCCCACCCAGGGAGCAAGACAGCCTGCAGCAGGCTCCCCAGGGCGCAGTGACCTCGGGGGCAGTGACCTACCATCCGAACGGACCATCTCCAGAGCAGGGCCCGGGGCACTGCTGGGCCTGTCGGCCTCCAGGGAGCCAGGGTCCTGCCCAGCCTGGCCGCAGGCGTCCTCCTCCCGGCCCGGGGCCGGCGTCCAGCGGGGGATGTGAGAGGTGCCCTGGGAGGTGAGCTCGTTCAGGTAATGCTCTATCACCTCCTTCCCCTGGAAGCCAGAGAGACCCAGGACAGTGGGGGTCACCACAACAGCCAGGAAGTCCGCCCCACCTCGCCCTGGTTCCAGCCCTGACACGTGGCGACTGAGCAGCTGAACGTGGCCCGTCCGAATGGAGAGAAGCTCCGAGTGTCGCTGCCCACCTATTTCCAAACGCAGTGTAAAACGACGAACGTGAATAGCTCAGCAATATGTTTTATATCGATGACacattagataaaatatattatcaaaattaattttgcctgtttcatTACATGAACAGGCTTTTACTTCAGCAATGGATCTGAGGTCTTTAAAACAAACATGACCATTTTAACCAAGAAAAAGCACCACAGAATGTCCCTCTTCTATCCAGAGAATTCATTCACTAGACACTGCTGGACATCTTGGGGTTGGGGAGAACAATGATGAGGGCGCCCCCATTACAGATCAGTGACTTTCCACCCATTATTTCACGTGATTTGGTCACTACTAGAATACCCATTTTGCAGACGGGAAGACTGAGGCCCCGGCAGGTTCTTGCTGGATGTCACGAGATGCCAGGTGGCAGAGCGGGTCCTCCGCGGGACTAACGTACCCTCTTGATGTTGGCGGTGTACTGCTTCATGGCGATCTTCTCCAAGGCACTTTCAAAGCCAAAGAAGGACCGGATGTCCAGTGAGGCAGACTGCTCAAAGCAAGTCCAGTCTTCATTCTCAGGGTGGACCTGAACGCCAGGCAGGGATGATGccagggtgttagggttagggttaggttaggggccACCATGCCCCCCGCAGGGACTCTACCAAGCCCGAGATGGACAGTATGTCACAGCCTGGCAGTACTGTCGGGGACAGCAGACCAAGGGGGCCCCACCCAGGGAACAGTGTGGATCTGATATCTGCACCCCTGCCCCTTAAATTCTATATGTCTACATGGAAAACTAcattaatatataaatgcatatgtttagtacatcatttatataatatataacacatattaatatcataaatgt is a genomic window containing:
- the SEC14L5 gene encoding SEC14-like protein 5 encodes the protein MVQKYQSPVRVYKYPFELVMAAYEKRFPTCPQIPVFLGSEVLRESRSPDGAVHVVERSCRLRVDAPRLLRKIAGVEHVVFVQRNVLNWKDRTLLIEAHNETFASRVVVHENCSYTVHPENEDWTCFEQSASLDIRSFFGFESALEKIAMKQYTANIKRGKEVIEHYLNELTSQGTSHIPRWTPAPGREEDACGQAGQDPGSLEADRPSSAPGPALEMVRSDGDKLDADYIERCLGHLTPMQESCLIQLRRWLQETHKGKIPKDEHILRFLRARDFHVDKAREMLCQSLSWRKQQQADLLLQTWRPPALLEEFYAGGWHYQDTDGRPLYILRLGQMDTKGLMKAVGEEALLRHVLSVNEEGQKRCEGNTRQFGRPISSWTCLLDLEGLNMRHLWRPGVKALLRMIEVVQDNYPETLGRLLIVRAPRVFPVLWTLISPFINENTRQKFLICSGSNYLGPGGLVDYLDKDLIPDFLGGESVCNVPEGGLVPKSLYLTEEEQEQADQLRQWSETYHSASVLRGAPHEVAVEILEGESVITWDFDILRGDVVFSLYHTRQMPKPGPREQLIDRGWVLGRDYSRVEAPLVCREGESIQGSHVTRWPGVYLLQWQMHSPPGSVACSLPGVDDVLTALHSPGPKCKLLYYCEVLASEDFRGSMSSLESCTSGFSQLSAATSASSSGQSHSSSLVSR